A genome region from Eurosta solidaginis isolate ZX-2024a chromosome 2, ASM4086904v1, whole genome shotgun sequence includes the following:
- the fon gene encoding uncharacterized protein fon isoform X3, whose amino-acid sequence MKFFVAIALAFCVCTAAAEEMENSRNFHRLHYSQHQQTVQEAKQKIGDVATGFDGQHQASFEEVGSYGGVGTVGLESGILGSSALSGLSAAELASGSSYGASSNSAASFGASHTANFGSSSSFGASSNIASGGTSGAAVVIPVASGSSLSSSLTEQTESVQQVVPEIVVSGGSSGGRESYVHHEERRTQSQPVVTYTAPIGGSENYVHHEERRVHGQTATPIVTYAPSGGHENYVHHEERRTQSQPVIQYTAPVGGAENYYHHEERRVQAQPVIQYTVPSGGAENYVHHEERRVQSQAVPVIHYTAPSGGSHASYVHSANSASQLSNLLSGALTTGQTANSAGFGSSALTAGSTSGFGAQSHFGAQSGFSAQHGFGAQSNFGATSNAALTQASQFGSGFGTQSKYGSQFGAESNYNSKFGSNFGAESAYGANSGLTAGVGASGLHHYISESERLAKAQVQEIGVGGVRSGASQLADMSAGYGSNAGLSAGYGGAGSGYKSKSWEKASKWSSQSEFGSDGQVKNYKELSTGESENYDVNGHRVGYKAATTTLDDNGKVSSYSLHT is encoded by the exons TCAACATCAAGCTTCATTTGAAGAGGTTGGCTCATATGGCGGTGTCGGTACCGTTGGACTAGAAAGTGGCATATTGGGTTCCTCAGCTCTATCAGGCCTCTCAGCCGCCGAATTGGCAAGTGGTTCTTCATATGGCGCATCTAGCAACAGCGCTGCTTCATTCGGTGCCAGTCACACAGCCAACTTTGGAAGCTCTTCCTCATTTGGTGCTAGCTCAAACATTGCAAGCGGTGGTACCAGTGGTGCAGCTGTTGTCATACCCGTTGCATCCGGCAGTAGTTTATCCAGCAGCTTAACAGAACAAACTGAAAGCGTTCAACAAGTTGTGCCCGAAATTGTGGTATCAGGAGGCAGCTCAGGTGGTCGCGAAAGTTATGTACATCACGAGGAACGTCGCACTCAAAGCCAACCCGTTGTTACTTACACAGCACCCATCGGTGGCTCTGAAAACTATGTACATCATGAAGAACGTCGCGTACATGGTCAAACAGCAACTCCAATTGTAACATATGCACCATCAGGTGGTCACGAAAATTATGTGCATCATGAAGAACGCCGTACTCAAAGTCAGCCTGTTATCCAATACACAGCACCAGTAGGTGGCGCCGAAAACTATTACCATCACGAGGAACGTCGCGTTCAAGCGCAACCGGTTATCCAATACACTGTACCCAGTGGGGGTGCTGAAAACTATGTACATCATGAAGAACGTCGTGTACAAAGCCAAGCAGTACCTGTTATCCATTATACAGCACCATCAG GTGGTTCGCATGCTTCATACGTACATTCTGCTAACTCAGCTTCCCAACTAAGCAATCTTTTGAGTGGTGCTTTGACAACTGGTCAAACAGCTAACTCGGCTGGTTTCG GTTCAAGCGCACTAACAGCTGGTTCCACTAGCGGTTTCGGCGCACAAAGCCATTTCGGTGCTCAGAGTGGTTTTAGCGCTCAACATGGCTTTGGAGCACAAAGTAACTTCGGTGCTACTTCCAACGCTGCACTTACTCAGGCTTCTCAATTCGGCTCTGGTTTTGGCACACAATCTAAGTATGGATCACAATTTGGTGCAGAATCCAATTATAACTCCAAATTCGGATCAAACTTTGGAGCAGAGTCTGCATATGGGGCAAACTCAGGTTTAACAGCTGGTGTAGGCGCTTCGGGCTTACATCATTACATCTCTGAGTCTGAACGTTTGGCAAAGGCGCAAGTCCAAGAAATTGGTGTGGGTGGTGTTCGTTCCGGTGCTAGCCAATTGGCTGACATGTCAGCTGGATATGGCAGCAATGCAGGTTTATCAGCAGGCTATGGAGGTGCTGGTAGTGGTTACAAAAGCAAATCTTGGGAGAAAGCATCGAAATGGTCTTCACAATCCGAG TTCGGATCAGATGGTCAAGTCAAAAATTATAAGGAGCTATCAACTGGCGAAAGCGAGAACTACGACGTGAATGGACATCGTGTCGGTTACAAAGCTGCCACCACGACACTCGACGACAATGGCAAAGTCAGCAGCTACAGTCTTCACACATAA
- the fon gene encoding filaggrin-2 isoform X2, with the protein MKFFVAIALAFCVCTAAAEEMENSRNFHRLHYSQHQQTVQEAKQKIGDVATGFDGQHQASFEEVGSYGGVGTVGLESGILGSSALSGLSAAELASGSSYGASSNSAASFGASHTANFGSSSSFGASSNIASGGTSGAAVVIPVASGSSLSSSLTEQTESVQQVVPEIVVSGGSSGGRESYVHHEERRTQSQPVVTYTAPIGGSENYVHHEERRVHGQTATPIVTYAPSGGHENYVHHEERRTQSQPVIQYTAPVGGAENYYHHEERRVQAQPVIQYTVPSGGAENYVHHEERRVQSQAVPVIHYTAPSAPSGQESYVKYRKVVSSSQPHLIVPTVGGSHASYVHSANSASQLSNLLSGALTTGQTANSAGFGSSALTAGSTSGFGAQSHFGAQSGFSAQHGFGAQSNFGATSNAALTQASQFGSGFGTQSKYGSQFGAESNYNSKFGSNFGAESAYGANSGLTAGVGASGLHHYISESERLAKAQVQEIGVGGVRSGASQLADMSAGYGSNAGLSAGYGGAGSGYKSKSWEKASKWSSQSEFGSDGQVKNYKELSTGESENYDVNGHRVGYKAATTTLDDNGKVSSYSLHT; encoded by the exons TCAACATCAAGCTTCATTTGAAGAGGTTGGCTCATATGGCGGTGTCGGTACCGTTGGACTAGAAAGTGGCATATTGGGTTCCTCAGCTCTATCAGGCCTCTCAGCCGCCGAATTGGCAAGTGGTTCTTCATATGGCGCATCTAGCAACAGCGCTGCTTCATTCGGTGCCAGTCACACAGCCAACTTTGGAAGCTCTTCCTCATTTGGTGCTAGCTCAAACATTGCAAGCGGTGGTACCAGTGGTGCAGCTGTTGTCATACCCGTTGCATCCGGCAGTAGTTTATCCAGCAGCTTAACAGAACAAACTGAAAGCGTTCAACAAGTTGTGCCCGAAATTGTGGTATCAGGAGGCAGCTCAGGTGGTCGCGAAAGTTATGTACATCACGAGGAACGTCGCACTCAAAGCCAACCCGTTGTTACTTACACAGCACCCATCGGTGGCTCTGAAAACTATGTACATCATGAAGAACGTCGCGTACATGGTCAAACAGCAACTCCAATTGTAACATATGCACCATCAGGTGGTCACGAAAATTATGTGCATCATGAAGAACGCCGTACTCAAAGTCAGCCTGTTATCCAATACACAGCACCAGTAGGTGGCGCCGAAAACTATTACCATCACGAGGAACGTCGCGTTCAAGCGCAACCGGTTATCCAATACACTGTACCCAGTGGGGGTGCTGAAAACTATGTACATCATGAAGAACGTCGTGTACAAAGCCAAGCAGTACCTGTTATCCATTATACAGCACCATCAG CTCCATCTGGTCAAGAGTCCTATGTTAAGTACCGTAAAGTTGTTAGTTCATCACAACCACATTTGATTGTACCAACCGTAGGTGGTTCGCATGCTTCATACGTACATTCTGCTAACTCAGCTTCCCAACTAAGCAATCTTTTGAGTGGTGCTTTGACAACTGGTCAAACAGCTAACTCGGCTGGTTTCG GTTCAAGCGCACTAACAGCTGGTTCCACTAGCGGTTTCGGCGCACAAAGCCATTTCGGTGCTCAGAGTGGTTTTAGCGCTCAACATGGCTTTGGAGCACAAAGTAACTTCGGTGCTACTTCCAACGCTGCACTTACTCAGGCTTCTCAATTCGGCTCTGGTTTTGGCACACAATCTAAGTATGGATCACAATTTGGTGCAGAATCCAATTATAACTCCAAATTCGGATCAAACTTTGGAGCAGAGTCTGCATATGGGGCAAACTCAGGTTTAACAGCTGGTGTAGGCGCTTCGGGCTTACATCATTACATCTCTGAGTCTGAACGTTTGGCAAAGGCGCAAGTCCAAGAAATTGGTGTGGGTGGTGTTCGTTCCGGTGCTAGCCAATTGGCTGACATGTCAGCTGGATATGGCAGCAATGCAGGTTTATCAGCAGGCTATGGAGGTGCTGGTAGTGGTTACAAAAGCAAATCTTGGGAGAAAGCATCGAAATGGTCTTCACAATCCGAG TTCGGATCAGATGGTCAAGTCAAAAATTATAAGGAGCTATCAACTGGCGAAAGCGAGAACTACGACGTGAATGGACATCGTGTCGGTTACAAAGCTGCCACCACGACACTCGACGACAATGGCAAAGTCAGCAGCTACAGTCTTCACACATAA
- the fon gene encoding hornerin isoform X1: protein MKFFVAIALAFCVCTAAAEEMENSRNFHRLHYSQHQQTVQEAKQKIGDVATGFDGQHQASFEEVGSYGGVGTVGLESGILGSSALSGLSAAELASGSSYGASSNSAASFGASHTANFGSSSSFGASSNIASGGTSGAAVVIPVASGSSLSSSLTEQTESVQQVVPEIVVSGGSSGGRESYVHHEERRTQSQPVVTYTAPIGGSENYVHHEERRVHGQTATPIVTYAPSGGHENYVHHEERRTQSQPVIQYTAPVGGAENYYHHEERRVQAQPVIQYTVPSGGAENYVHHEERRVQSQAVPVIHYTAPSGGSEKYVHFKEQHIQAAPVQIVAPSGQESYVKYRKVVSSSQPHLIVPTVGGSHASYVHSANSASQLSNLLSGALTTGQTANSAGFGSSALTAGSTSGFGAQSHFGAQSGFSAQHGFGAQSNFGATSNAALTQASQFGSGFGTQSKYGSQFGAESNYNSKFGSNFGAESAYGANSGLTAGVGASGLHHYISESERLAKAQVQEIGVGGVRSGASQLADMSAGYGSNAGLSAGYGGAGSGYKSKSWEKASKWSSQSEFGSDGQVKNYKELSTGESENYDVNGHRVGYKAATTTLDDNGKVSSYSLHT, encoded by the exons TCAACATCAAGCTTCATTTGAAGAGGTTGGCTCATATGGCGGTGTCGGTACCGTTGGACTAGAAAGTGGCATATTGGGTTCCTCAGCTCTATCAGGCCTCTCAGCCGCCGAATTGGCAAGTGGTTCTTCATATGGCGCATCTAGCAACAGCGCTGCTTCATTCGGTGCCAGTCACACAGCCAACTTTGGAAGCTCTTCCTCATTTGGTGCTAGCTCAAACATTGCAAGCGGTGGTACCAGTGGTGCAGCTGTTGTCATACCCGTTGCATCCGGCAGTAGTTTATCCAGCAGCTTAACAGAACAAACTGAAAGCGTTCAACAAGTTGTGCCCGAAATTGTGGTATCAGGAGGCAGCTCAGGTGGTCGCGAAAGTTATGTACATCACGAGGAACGTCGCACTCAAAGCCAACCCGTTGTTACTTACACAGCACCCATCGGTGGCTCTGAAAACTATGTACATCATGAAGAACGTCGCGTACATGGTCAAACAGCAACTCCAATTGTAACATATGCACCATCAGGTGGTCACGAAAATTATGTGCATCATGAAGAACGCCGTACTCAAAGTCAGCCTGTTATCCAATACACAGCACCAGTAGGTGGCGCCGAAAACTATTACCATCACGAGGAACGTCGCGTTCAAGCGCAACCGGTTATCCAATACACTGTACCCAGTGGGGGTGCTGAAAACTATGTACATCATGAAGAACGTCGTGTACAAAGCCAAGCAGTACCTGTTATCCATTATACAGCACCATCAGGTGGGTCAGAAAAATATGTACACTTTAAAGAGCAACACATTCAAGCTGCTCCTGTACAAATTGTAGCTCCATCTGGTCAAGAGTCCTATGTTAAGTACCGTAAAGTTGTTAGTTCATCACAACCACATTTGATTGTACCAACCGTAGGTGGTTCGCATGCTTCATACGTACATTCTGCTAACTCAGCTTCCCAACTAAGCAATCTTTTGAGTGGTGCTTTGACAACTGGTCAAACAGCTAACTCGGCTGGTTTCG GTTCAAGCGCACTAACAGCTGGTTCCACTAGCGGTTTCGGCGCACAAAGCCATTTCGGTGCTCAGAGTGGTTTTAGCGCTCAACATGGCTTTGGAGCACAAAGTAACTTCGGTGCTACTTCCAACGCTGCACTTACTCAGGCTTCTCAATTCGGCTCTGGTTTTGGCACACAATCTAAGTATGGATCACAATTTGGTGCAGAATCCAATTATAACTCCAAATTCGGATCAAACTTTGGAGCAGAGTCTGCATATGGGGCAAACTCAGGTTTAACAGCTGGTGTAGGCGCTTCGGGCTTACATCATTACATCTCTGAGTCTGAACGTTTGGCAAAGGCGCAAGTCCAAGAAATTGGTGTGGGTGGTGTTCGTTCCGGTGCTAGCCAATTGGCTGACATGTCAGCTGGATATGGCAGCAATGCAGGTTTATCAGCAGGCTATGGAGGTGCTGGTAGTGGTTACAAAAGCAAATCTTGGGAGAAAGCATCGAAATGGTCTTCACAATCCGAG TTCGGATCAGATGGTCAAGTCAAAAATTATAAGGAGCTATCAACTGGCGAAAGCGAGAACTACGACGTGAATGGACATCGTGTCGGTTACAAAGCTGCCACCACGACACTCGACGACAATGGCAAAGTCAGCAGCTACAGTCTTCACACATAA
- the LOC137239991 gene encoding uncharacterized protein produces MSAQFLSRITSICLLLLLIIAVLLPQNVKAQANKVSPKLDFDEAENKNSSEVPIIPGTGQGGRGDGNQNRNGPEDGVSGRGTDTGTTKNSGSAGGGKSGPKIHGVRVTVDTGDTQKSKENTESVEIADGGKHRKRVGIHTDITFEISTDGGSDANVTSSAQDDDKEDASVPIYKGRSGPTQETRKSQDPKSHWNPNFSSERRSYEGRGQSTGPAYYYPQYYPNNVPVYVPTGNGGSSTGYRPGDGWNSYTPSQNIWTTERTHNEQYRPNTVTGLRTPSWKPCYCMTAIVDNRRRRAHHHIVIAKPPIQPTSSVIKVVDGKLEKLFSQR; encoded by the exons ATGAGTGCGCAATTTCTATCAAGAATAACATCGATctgcttattattattattgattaTCGCCGTGTTGTTGCCTCAAAATGTCAAAG CGCAAGCGAATAAAGTATCACCGAAGTTGGATTTTGACGAAGCAGAAAATAAAAACAGCTCAGAGGTGCCAATAATACCTGGCACAGGTCAAGGTGGTAGAGGAGATGGTAATCAAAATCGAAATGGCCCAGAAGATGGCGTAAGTGGAAGGGGAACCGATACAGGAACTACTAAAAATAGCGGCAGTGCTGGTGGCGGTAAGTCTGGACCAAAAATACATGGTGTGCGTGTAACCGTGGACACGGGCGATACACAAAAATCCAAAG AGAATACCGAAAGCGTGGAAATAGCCGATGGGGGAAAACATAGGAAACGTGTTGGAATACATACTGATATAACATTCGAAATATCAACAGATGGAGGAAGTGATGCGAATGTAACAAGTTCAGCGCAAGATGATGATAAAG AAGACGCAAGTGTACCCATTTATAAGGGACGTAGTGGTCCAACGCAAGAAACACGAAAATCACAAGATCCCAAGAGTCATTGGAATCCGAATTTTTCCTCAGAACGACGAAGCTATGAAGGCAGAGGTCAAAGCACAGGTCCTGCGTATTATTATCCACAATACTATCCCAATAACGTGCCAGTGTATGTGCCTACTGGCAATGGAGGTAGCAGCACCGGTTATCGTCCAGGAGACGGCTGGAACAGTTATACACCATCCCAAAATATATGGACCACTGAGCGAACACACAACGAGCAATATCGTCCCAATACTGTTACAGGACTTCGAACTCCCAGCTGGAAGCCATGTTATTGTATGACCGCTATTGTCGATAATAGAAGACGACGAGCACACCATCATATCGTCATAGCCAAGCCTCCTATTCAACCCACAAGCTCAGTAATTAAAGTAGTGGATGGTAAATTAGAAAAACTATTCTCACAGCGGTAA